One window from the genome of Plasmodium relictum strain SGS1 genome assembly, chromosome: 12 encodes:
- a CDS encoding AP-1 complex subunit gamma, putative, giving the protein MSIKLRELIRNIRSCKTAAEERSVVAKECALIRTAFKEEDNIYRHRNVAKLLFINMLGYPTHFGQIECLKLIASNKFSYKRIGYLGLTILLDENTDILMLVTNSIKNDLRNSNQYINGIALCALGNIANSEMCSSLSHEILDMININNPYIKKKATMCAIRILKKTNDIEDLFLDKISNLLDDRNHGVLSAGISLMISLIEKKPQYKNVLKIHTNKIVKILKSCVMSGYSHGAEYDIYGINDPFLQVKILKLLKYLNSDDNINENESTTKYFNLKIEETGNHCNNVFSENETNKHTSNKNLSKENNLYSKNDISVNQNNSYDMEEVNSILAQVATNTDSLKNVGNAILYECVKTITYISTDPGLLVLAVNVLGKFLQNNDNNIRYVGLCTLQKLLKKDPKTLHIYRNTIIECLKDQDISIRKKALDVAFALITKESLKTMVKELLNYLLVADMEIKGDIVSNICVSVNKYAPNIQYLLDTYIKLFCLAGNFIQDHIKDDFIYYLLQNPEFHSYVVFKLFFSIRENLDQYALIQVGIWCIGEFGDLLIQEKNVGPDQEIITVTYDDVFDLLEKIVKTYEGNSIKELHSINVKDPIHNIIYNKSLNILEDTPNNGNSNVCCNINENINNDDNNIIMQYILMCLNKLTVRFPSQRKKIEKIIQKYKKNRSIEIQQRACEFHEFMNPQWDDIRDYVLLRIPCNKKINKKKELQVDEENICNDKIIDISNKTNTENYTINDNSNNACVDLLDLDDVLGLQNSDNKHNDNFTNKDNLDINNTFIKNINHIINEDSKKKEDFNIINDFSLNDNSNINESVTNRETIVDNFSNTSTKNENDLEIASKKNEDILADLFGNISIDQPKNNLQNCANGNGYDSLNLFLEDIQADKQNDILNLNIIDDKIEQKVQINPMKIYEKNDIEIIFNFEKENLDSEITIIKATYSNKSNELISSFVFEAVVPNYIKLEIFPASSSELLPFEKTKITQDLKIVNKLFKKKPVLMKVRLSYFKNNERFQDFINIGNFPDTL; this is encoded by the exons ATGTCAATAAAATTAAGAGAGTTAATTCGAAATATAAGAAGTTGTAAAACTGCTGCTGAAGAAAGATCAGTTGTTGCTAAAGAATGTGCATTAATTAGAACTGCTTTTAAAGAGGAAGATAATATTTATAGGCATAGAAATGTTGCTAaactattatttataaatatgctAGGTTATCCCACTCATTTTGGGCAAATAGAatgtttaaaattaattgcatcaaataaattttcttataaaaGAATTGGATATTTGGGATTAACTATACTTCTAGATGAAAATACTGATATTTTAATGCTAGTAACAAATTCCATTAAGAATGATCTGAGAAATAGTAATCAGTATATTAATGGAATAGCCTTATGTGCTTTAGGAAATATTGCAAATAGTGAAATGTGTTCTTCCTTAAGTCATGAAATCCTTGAtatgataaatattaataaccCCTACATAAAAAAGAAAGCAACCATGTGCGCCATTcgtatattaaaaaaaacaaatgatATAGaagatttatttttagataaaatCAGTAATTTGCTAGATGATAGGAATCATGGTGTTTTGAGTGCAGGAATCAGTTTAATGATTtcattaatagaaaaaaaaccTCAATACAAAAAcgttttaaaaattcatacaaataaaattgtAAAGATTTTGAAAAGTTGTGTTATGTCGGGATATTCTCATGGAGCAGAATATGATATATACGGTATTAATGATCCTTTTTTACaagttaaaatattaaaattattaaaatacttAAACTCAGatgataatattaatgaaaatgagtctacaacaaaatattttaacttaaaaatagaagaaacgGGAAACCATTGTAACAATGTATTTAGTGAAAATGAAACAAATAAGCATAcatctaataaaaatttatcaaaagaaaataatttatattcaaaaaatgatattagtGTTAATCAAAACAACTCATATGATATGGAAGAGGTAAATTCTATATTGGCTCAAGTAGCTACAAATACAGATTCTTTGAAAAATGTAGGAAATGCAATTTTATATGAATGTGTTAAAACAATCACATATATATCTACAGATCCTGGTTTACTAGTATTAGCTGTAAATGTTTTGGGAAAATTTTTACAGaacaatgataataatattagaTATGTTGGTTTATGCACTTTAcagaaattattaaaaaaagatccTAAAACAttgcatatatatagaaatacTATTATAGAGTGTTTAAAAGACCAGGATATAAGTATAAGAAAGAAAGCATTAGATGTTGCATTTGCTCTTATTACAAAAGAATCTTTAAAAACTATGGTAAAAGAGttgttaaattatttattagttGCTGATATGGAAATTAAAGGTGATATTGTTTCTAATATTTGTGTTTCTGTCAATAAATATGCACCAAATATTCAGTATTTATTagatacatatataaaattattttgtttagCTGGAAATTTTATACAAGATCATATTAAAGAtgatttcatttattatcttttacaAAACCCAGAATTTCATTCATATGTTGTCTTtaagctttttttttctattagaGAAAATTTAGATCAGTATGCACTGATACAAGTAGGTATTTGGTGTATTGGAGAATTtggtgatttattaattcaagaaaaaaatgtagGACCAGATCAAGAGATAATAACTGTTACTTATGATGAtgtttttgatttattagaaaaaatagttAAAACATATGAAGGGAATAGCATTAAAGAGCTACATAGCATAAATGTAAAAGATCCTAttcataatattatatataataaatctcTAAATATTTTAGAAGACACTCCTAATAATGGTAATTCGAATGTATGCtgtaatataaatgaaaatataaataatgatgataataaCATTATTATGCAATATATTTTGATGTGTCTAAATAAATTAACAGTAAGATTTCCTtctcaaagaaaaaaaatagaaaaaataattcaaaaatataaaaaaaatagatctATAGAGATACAACAAAGAGCATGCGAATTCCACGAATTTATGAATCCTCAGTGGGATGATATCAGAGACTATGTTTTATTACGTATAccttgtaataaaaaaataaataaaaaaaaagaattacaagtagatgaagaaaatatatgcaatgataaaattattgaTATTTCTAATAAAACAAACACGGAAAACTATACAATTAAtgataattcaaataatgcATGCGTAGATTTATTAGATCTTGATGATGTGCTAGGTTTACAAAATTCAGACAATAAACATAATGATAATTTCACCAATAAAGATAACTTggatataaataatacttttattaaaaatattaaccatattataaatgaagattctaagaaaaaagaagattttaatattatcaaTGATTTTAGTTTAAATGATAATTCTAACATAAATGAATCTGTAACAAATAGAGAAACAATTGTTGACAATTTTTCAAATACTAGTacgaaaaatgaaaatgatttaGAAATTGCAAGTAAAAAGAATGAAGATATTTTGGCAGATCTTTTTGGAAATATTTCGATTGATCAaccaaaaaataatttacaaaattGTGCAAATGGAAATG gATATGATTCtttgaatttatttttgGAAGATATACAAGCAGATAAGCaaaatgatattttaaat ttaaATATAATAGATGATAAAATAGAACAGAAAGTTCAAATAAATCcaatgaaaatatatgaaaaaaatgatattgaaattatatttaattttgaaAAGGAAAATTTAGATTCAGAAATAACTATTATTAAAGCTACATATTCaaataaatcaaatgaaTTAATAAGTTCATTTGTTTTTGAG gcTGTAGTCcctaattatataaaattagaaatatttCCAGCATCATCCAGTGAATTATTACCTTttgaaaaaacaaaaattactCAAGATCTAAAAAttgttaataaattatttaagaaaaaaccTGTTCTTATGAAAGTTAGGTtatcttattttaaaaataacgaAAGGTTTCaagattttataaatataggAAATTTTCCTGATACTTTATAA
- the HlyIII gene encoding hemolysin III, putative, with protein MKILNDYFNLQYFKSVFLNLLKKDSKTNIFNVSSSNPNKDNTIITSFFKSEDLSENDRNVVELYNDKKISKSMLIKYIERKDKTWFRGKIHLMLVFLSPIWIFHMLNLSKTATTKMCTSIAILCIFFNFFASFLLHNFEWKPQFFFLIEKLDHFGIFLMISGSSLPVQALLFNKRKLLFFISLQSMSIFFGFICIFCSCFSSGNRFIRAFTFLSAGFLHSLFLKDYFMSLYTSEFIFLVALAVLYVIGAVIYSIKKPNIIPGLIEFHEVFHVCCLGSALCTFALNCSVIKRNT; from the exons atgaaaattttaaatgattattttaatttacagTATTTTAAAAGTGTAttcttaaatttattaaaaaaagatagcaagacaaatatttttaatgtatcATCTAGTAATcctaataaagataatacaATAATtacatctttttttaaatcagaAGATTTATCTGAAAATGACAGAAATGTAGTAGAATTATATAATGATAAGAAAATTAGCAAAAGCATGCTGATTAAATATATCGAAAGGAAAGACAAAACATGGTTTAGAGGAAAGATACATTTAATGTTAGTATTTTTATCTCCAATATGGATATTTCACATGCTAAATTTATCAAAAACAGCTACAACAAAAATGTGTACATCAATAGCAATattatgcattttttttaatttttttgcatCATTTCTGTTGCATAATTTTGAATGGAAAcctcaatttttttttttaattgaaaaattGGATCATTTTggcatttttttaatgataagTGGATCTTCATTGCCAGTACAGGCAttgttatttaataaaaggaaacttcttttttttatatcactCCAATCTATGTCTATATTTTTTGGATTCATTTGCATTTTTTGTAGTTGCTTTTCTTCAGGAAATAGATTTATAAGGgcatttacttttttatcaGCAGGATTTTTACATTCATTATTTCTCAAGGATTATTTTATGTCATTATATACTAgtgaatttatatttttagtagCACTAGCTGTTTTATATGTTATTGGAGCTGTCAtatattcaataaaaaagCCAAACATTATTCCTg GTCTAATTGAGTTTCATGAAGTATTTCATGTTTGTTGCTTAGGAAGTGCCCTTTGTACTTTTGCTTTGAATTGTAGTGTTATAAAAAGAAACACGTAA